The following are from one region of the Meiothermus sp. Pnk-1 genome:
- a CDS encoding DUF2269 family protein gives MDGYLLLKSLHVLGAVIFLGNILVSALWKVLADRTRHSTIVAHAQRLVTITDFAFTALGVGLIIVTGELMAGRWEGATWVGWGRALFVASGVIWLVPIQLVQARMARAFANQESIPAAYWRLANLWGVFGIVATVLPLLNLYFMVCKPA, from the coding sequence ATGGATGGCTACCTTTTGCTCAAGTCGCTCCACGTGCTCGGCGCGGTCATCTTCCTGGGCAACATCCTCGTCAGCGCCCTGTGGAAGGTGCTGGCCGACCGCACCCGCCACTCGACCATCGTGGCCCATGCCCAGCGGCTGGTGACCATCACCGATTTCGCTTTCACCGCGCTGGGCGTGGGGCTGATCATCGTAACCGGCGAGCTGATGGCCGGACGCTGGGAGGGGGCCACCTGGGTGGGCTGGGGCCGGGCACTGTTCGTGGCCTCGGGGGTAATCTGGCTCGTCCCCATCCAGCTCGTCCAGGCCCGCATGGCCAGGGCTTTTGCCAACCAGGAGAGCATCCCCGCAGCGTACTGGCGGCTGGCCAACCTATGGGGCGTGTTCGGCATTGTCGCCACGGTCTTGCCGCTGCTGAATCTCTACTTCATGGTGTGCAAACCTGCTTAA
- a CDS encoding TetR/AcrR family transcriptional regulator — translation MSKAAATRQTRIRQKSVERRERRRQETRQAILEAATQLFEREGYEGFSLRQVAEAIGYTPTTIYLYFKDKEDLLFAVCQQGFTEFTEALGRAYRQNPDPLQRLHALAWAYLEFGLSRPLHYQVMFMQRSDWVTKATDSKGEVQGSNSYTILMNAVIEAMKAGAIRMGDPIETTNLLWSGVHGIVSLALSMRGVIPKWEESEARRLMRNYLEMTDRGLGP, via the coding sequence GTGAGCAAAGCTGCCGCCACTCGCCAAACCCGCATCCGCCAGAAAAGCGTAGAACGTCGCGAGCGACGGCGGCAGGAGACGCGCCAGGCCATCCTCGAGGCCGCCACTCAGCTGTTCGAGCGGGAAGGATACGAAGGTTTCAGCCTGCGTCAGGTAGCCGAAGCTATAGGCTATACCCCCACCACCATCTACCTGTACTTCAAAGACAAAGAGGATCTGCTGTTTGCTGTTTGCCAGCAAGGCTTCACCGAGTTTACCGAAGCCTTGGGCAGGGCCTATCGGCAAAACCCCGACCCCCTCCAACGGCTGCATGCTCTAGCCTGGGCTTACCTCGAGTTCGGCCTTTCCCGCCCCCTGCACTACCAGGTGATGTTCATGCAAAGGAGCGACTGGGTGACCAAAGCGACCGATTCCAAGGGGGAGGTGCAGGGCTCCAACTCCTACACGATCTTGATGAATGCCGTCATCGAGGCGATGAAAGCGGGGGCCATTCGCATGGGTGACCCCATAGAGACCACCAACCTGCTGTGGTCAGGGGTCCACGGGATCGTCTCGCTGGCACTATCCATGCGAGGGGTCATCCCTAAATGGGAAGAGTCCGAAGCCCGGCGGTTGATGAGGAATTACCTCGAGATGACCGACCGGGGCCTGGGTCCATAG
- the nhaA gene encoding Na+/H+ antiporter NhaA, producing the protein MIQTLLSPIQRFWDSEARGGLILFGFALAAFILANSPASSWYFDLKKMLISLSVGGWSLEKTLASWVKDFLMAFFFLLVGLEIKREIVMGELSNPRRAALTIVAAIGGMIVPALIYTSLNAGGPGQPGWGVPMATDIAFALGVLSLLGKRVPLGLKVFLTAFAIVDDLGAVLVIAFFYTSSLNLVALLGSLGFFALALLAGRLKVTRLSIYLLIGAFMWYFMLESGVSPTVAGVLLALAVPVTRRISLPDLQSQLDEAARKEPEMLEAEMEHLEKTLARAQSPLHRLEHALHPWSTYLIMPVFAFFNAGVTLSGAGLGAVGMGAFWGLLLGKPLGIFLVSWLAVRLGLAALPAGVNWQMILGAGFLGGIGFTMSLFVAALGFAEAPALLDQAKLGVLASSVVAAILGLMVVWWATRGREGEQNPALGGP; encoded by the coding sequence ATGATCCAAACCCTACTCAGTCCGATCCAGCGCTTCTGGGACAGCGAGGCCCGGGGTGGACTGATCCTCTTTGGGTTCGCGCTGGCGGCATTCATTCTGGCCAACTCTCCAGCCTCAAGCTGGTACTTCGACCTCAAAAAGATGCTCATAAGCCTGAGCGTGGGTGGGTGGAGCTTGGAAAAGACGCTGGCTTCCTGGGTCAAGGATTTCCTCATGGCCTTCTTTTTTTTGCTGGTGGGGCTCGAGATCAAGCGCGAGATCGTGATGGGCGAGCTTTCCAACCCCCGCCGGGCGGCCCTCACCATTGTGGCAGCCATTGGCGGGATGATCGTGCCCGCACTGATCTACACCAGCCTCAACGCGGGGGGGCCGGGGCAGCCAGGCTGGGGGGTGCCGATGGCCACCGATATAGCCTTCGCCCTTGGGGTGCTTTCCCTATTGGGCAAGCGGGTGCCGCTGGGGCTCAAGGTCTTTCTGACCGCTTTCGCCATCGTGGACGACCTGGGGGCGGTGCTGGTGATCGCCTTTTTCTACACCTCCTCGCTCAACCTCGTGGCCCTACTCGGTTCGCTAGGCTTTTTCGCTCTAGCCTTGTTGGCGGGCCGCCTCAAGGTGACCCGGCTGAGCATTTACCTGCTGATCGGGGCCTTCATGTGGTACTTCATGCTTGAGTCAGGGGTGAGTCCCACCGTGGCCGGGGTGCTGCTGGCCCTGGCGGTGCCGGTGACCCGCCGTATCAGCCTGCCCGACCTGCAAAGCCAGCTCGACGAAGCTGCCCGAAAAGAGCCCGAGATGCTCGAAGCCGAGATGGAACACCTGGAAAAAACCCTGGCGCGGGCACAAAGCCCGCTGCACCGGCTCGAGCACGCTCTACACCCCTGGTCTACCTACCTCATCATGCCGGTCTTCGCTTTTTTCAACGCCGGGGTGACGCTTTCCGGGGCGGGTCTCGGTGCCGTGGGAATGGGGGCTTTTTGGGGGCTGTTACTGGGCAAGCCCCTCGGTATCTTCCTGGTGTCCTGGCTTGCAGTACGCTTAGGTCTGGCCGCCTTGCCCGCCGGGGTCAACTGGCAGATGATCCTGGGCGCGGGGTTCCTGGGTGGGATTGGCTTCACCATGTCGCTGTTCGTGGCCGCCCTGGGATTTGCCGAGGCACCGGCGCTGCTGGACCAGGCCAAGCTGGGTGTGCTCGCTTCCTCGGTGGTGGCGGCGATCCTCGGGTTGATGGTAGTCTGGTGGGCGACACGGGGTAGGGAGGGTGAGCAGAACCCCGCCTTGGGTGGCCCGTAG